One window of Triticum dicoccoides isolate Atlit2015 ecotype Zavitan chromosome 5A, WEW_v2.0, whole genome shotgun sequence genomic DNA carries:
- the LOC119302054 gene encoding splicing factor U2af small subunit A-like — protein MAEHLASIFGTEKDRVNCPFYFKIGACRHGDRCSRLHNKPSVSPTLLLCNMYQRPDMITPGVDAQGNPIDPVKIQGDFEDFYEDIFDELSKHGEVENLHVCDNLADHLIGNVYVQFREEDQATKALQALQGRFYSGRPIIAEFSPVTDFREATCRQFEEHNCNRGGYCNFMHVKEIGRDLRKRLYGHLHRSRRSHSRSSRSPSPYRHHARDRDRSSRSRDRGDYYGGSLDRGDYGDYYHHSRRSSERNRNYDSDGSRLRRRHRSRTRSPVREGSEERRAKIEQWNRERETAQA, from the coding sequence ATGGCCGAGCACCTCGCGTCGATCTTCGGCACGGAGAAGGACCGCGTGAACTGCCCGTTCTACTTCAAGATCGGCGCGTGCCGGCACGGCGACCGCTGCTCCCGCCTGCACAACAAGCCGTCCGTCTCGCCCACGCTGCTGCTCTGCAACATGTACCAGCGCCCCGACATGATCACCCCGGGCGTGGACGCGCAGGGCAACCCCATCGACCCCGTCAAGATCCAGGGCGACTTCGAGGACTTCTACGAGGACATCTTCGACGAGCTCAGCAAGCACGGCGAGGTCGAGAACCTGCACGTCTGCGACAACCTCGCCGACCACCTCATCGGCAACGTCTACGTGCAGTTCAGGGAGGAGGACCAGGCCACCAAGGCGCTCCAGGCGCTGCAGGGGAGGTTCTACTCGGGCCGCCCCATCATTGCTGAGTTCTCGCCCGTCACCGACTTCCGGGAGGCCACCTGCCGGCAGTTCGAGGAGCACAACTGCAACCGTGGAGGGTACTGCAACTTCATGCATGTCAAGGAGATTGGCAGGGACCTCAGGAAGAGGCTGTATGGGCACCTGCATAGGTCCAGGAGGAGCCACAGCAGGAGCAGCCGGAGCCCGAGCCCCTACCGTCACCACGCCAGGGACCGTGATCGCTCCTCGCGGTCTAGGGACCGTGGCGACTACTATGGAGGCAGCCTGGACCGTGGTGACTACGGCGACTACTACCACCATAGCCGGAGGAGCAGCGAGAGGAACCGCAACTATGACAGCGATGGGAGCAGGCTGCGCCGGCGACACAGGTCTAGGACTAGGAGCCCGGTCAGGGAGGGCAGCGAGGAGAGGAGGGCGAAGATCGAGCAGTGGAACCGTGAGAGGGAGACGGCGCAGGCGTGA
- the LOC119297528 gene encoding protein PIN-LIKES 3-like, which yields MGLLELFITACMPVLNMLLVTGVGSFLATDSAGILGKEARKHLNYVVFYVFNPALIATYLAKTITMESLAKLWFMPVNVFFTFIFGLILGWIVIKVTGAPLKLRGLILGCCSAGNLGNIFLIIIPALCKEKGSPFGTPGVCQTYGLAYSSLSLAIGAVFLWTGAYNIIRANSNVTEGDGSSPITQTKVLVSGGTRCADSEDNRDRVDECTLPLISNRTKTKVPLMERAKGFISSVSGAIDLRKLFAPSTIGVIIGFIIGGIPLIRNALIGDDAPLRVLRESGELIGGAAVPSVTLIMGGNLITGMRGRASVPPSVIAGVAVVRFVLLPLVGTALVNAAVRYGVIRPDPLYQFLLLLQYAVPPAMNIGTITQLFGVGESECSVIFVWVYALASVAVTMWSAFFMWTLS from the exons ATGGGGCTCCTGGAGCTCTTCATCACGGCATGCATGCCCGTCCTCAACATGCTCCTGGTTACTGGTGTTGGATCGTTCTTGGCAACTGACTCCGCTGGGATACTGGGGAAAGAAGCAAGGAAACACCTAAACTAT GTAGTGTTTTATGTATTCAATCCAGCTCTTATTGCAACCTATCTGGCAAAAACGATCACCATGGAAAGCTTGGCCAAATT GTGGTTCATGCCGGTGAATGTGTTCTTCACTTTCATCTTCGGGTTGATCCTCGGTTGGATCGTCATAAAAGTCACCGGGGCTCCCCTCAAGTTAAGAGGCCTCATTTTGGGCTGCTGTTCTGCTG GCAATCTGGGCAACATTTTCCTCATCATCATTCcagctctctgcaaagagaaggggaGCCCGTTCGGCACGCCTGGTGTTTGCCAGACTTACGGACTAGCCTATTCATCGCTCTCATTGGCT ATTGGTGCCGTCTTTCTGTGGACGGGCGCCTATAACATTATTCGTGCAAATTCAAATGTCACTGAAGGAGATGGCAGCTCGCCTATAACTCAAACAAAAGTCTTGGTTTCAGGAGGAACCAGATGTGCAGATTCAGAAGATAATCGAGATCGTGTCGACGAATGCACTCTGCCGTTGATATCAAATCGAACCAAAACGAAG GTCCCATTGATGGAGAGAGCAAAAGGATTTATATCGTCGGTTTCTGGAGCAATTGATCTGAGGAAGCTATTTGCCCCTTCAACTATTGGAGTG ATTATCGGGTTTATAATTGGAGGAATACCTCTGATTAGAAATGCTCTGATCGGCGACGATGCCCCTCTTCGTGTCCTTCGCGAGTCCGGTGAACTAATAGG CGGAGCAGCCGTTCCATCCGTCACGTTGATCATGGGAGGGAACCTCATCACAG GGATGCGCGGAAGGGCGAGCGTCCCGCCGTCGGTGATCGCCGGCGTCGCGGTGGTCAGGTTTGTGCTGCTGCCTCTGGTGGGCACCGCGCTGGTGAATGCCGCGGTCCGCTACGGCGTCATCCGGCCGGACCCGCTGTACCAGTTCCTCCTCCTGCTGCAGTACGCCGTCCCGCCCGCCATGAACATCG GGACGATCACGCAGCTGTTCGGCGTGGGGGAGAGCGAGTGCTCGGTGATCTTCGTGTGGGTGTACGCGCTCGCGTCCGTGGCCGTCACCATGTGGTCCGCGTTTTTCATGTGGACGCTCTCGTGA